ATATACCTGCAGATTTATCATCATTAGGTTTATCAGCACTATCGAGTGATTCATGCTCGGAGTTTTTGTTTGTAGAAGTGTCTTCCACAACTTTGGTAACACCCCTCGCAAAGTCAAAATCAGATTTCTTCAACGCCAAACTTATAACTTGTCTACGCTTGGGTGGCAATTGCATCAGCACGTCTTCCTTCAAGCGTCTAATCTATTGTACATGTTATGGCAATAAAAAGAttctgaaaatattatttaaatgaaaaagaaaaaaacaagagAATGACTATTGAACCAGGACCTGAAGCCAAGCGgcaaatattttcataaaaatatcaaggattacttttaaaaagaaattaaaataaacaataagaaataaTAAAGAAGAGCATACCATAACACTTTGCTTTAGTAACACATTCAGTTCTTCCAAGCGAACTCCCCTTGAGTAATCCTGTGAAGTGGGAAAACAATTGAACAATAATATGCTaccttcaaaaaaattaaaaggtcTGCATAAACTGTAAATATATATCGGTAACGATACGGCATAGCCAAACACAAGACTATGATGCACAATTGACAAAAAACTATTTAGGTTATACATCTAATTAGCAATAagcacaatattaaaattaatgatGAATAGTTAAGTGATTTGATGAAGAAAGAGTGCCGCTGTAAATCATATCAATGTAAATGATTTTCtgcaaataattataattaaacaaTAACCAATTAGAGAATAAAGGGTTTCTTAACTGAACTCATCTAACTGTTTGGGGATTTTTTGCTATGAGTTATATAGTTCATTTGAtctctttaataaaaaaacattccATGTGTAATTTAACATTTAAAAGGGGGTGTACAAAATTCAACTGCGCCTAacttaagttaaaaaaaaaattattgaatgcCTATATAATAGATTATAGCATGTTATACTTGACCCTTATCTTAAAAGTTAGCTTCTTAGAAACAGTCAATTCATTACCTTGTAGACCTTCCCTTGAATACCACGAAAAGATTTAACTGAGCAGTAGTTTTTTGCGAAGTCATACTTGTCCTTTCCAAGTAAACCTGGCCTAATATGAAGTAGCACAAAATATTACGGTAATAAGCACCCAAAACAGAGACAAAACAAATGTAATCAGGAAGGAATAGAAGACAGAAGGGAAATTACCATAACATATTTATCTGATGAAATATGTCATATGGCCTATGATCACCTAGGAAAATATGCATCATAAGACAAAAATACTTTGTAACAGATAAAGTAACATTATAAACAAGTAACAACATTGGTAATTTCATGCCTCTGCTACAACCTGGATAAGGAAGGCGTCCCCGAAAGTAGAACTGTATGCTTGGCCGTTCTTGCCACATCAAGAACAGCTTTAATCTGTTTTGGTTAGCGATAAACTGTTcagaaattatattaaagagaGGAAAGGGTAATGGAAAAACAAAGAAAAGTAATTATAGTATAACAAAGTACAAAGACTACTATAGAAATCTCAAAACTATGATAGACATTGGATACATAACAACTTTCTCAGATCCGTTCATTAAGTACAAACAGTTCAGAAACAAGAAGAAAGgctataaataaaaaagatttttaGAGTACTTTCATTTACGTGTCTCTTTCTATTAAATAAACAAAGGGCATAATCACGAAATACATACTCTCCGTCCCACTTTTCTAGTCCCCATTTCCTTGTTTCTTTTACCAGAAAGGTTGTCCATATTAAGTTAATATGGTAAATTACAtgttaaatttgtaaatttttctgaaaataaatacACTTTTTTGGtaacatatagtttatttattatgattgaATAAAACGTGGGCTTTGACAGGGGGACGAGAAAACATATTAATATACCAACATAAGTTTAAGATAGTCCTGTGGAAACACCAACAGATTACATTACCTCATCTGATTCTGATATTTGCTTTGAGCACCGCACATGGTGTGATTCATCAACTATCAGAACAGCCCAATCTTGTTGTGACATGCTCTTACGCAAGCGGCTAAGCATCGTATATGAAGTAATGACAACTTTTGGACATTTTACAAGGCGAGCAGGATTGTTTAGATGGCcaaaaactattaaaaaaaaatgtagtgTTAGTGCAGTATTGTGTATAAAGATGCAAGTTATACCATGAATACTTTAATGCAGCTGCACAAGATGCAAAACCTCTCAATAAGCAATCACATCTCCAGTTCCCCATGCAGATGatgaaaattttcaatttgCATAAAATGCTTACTTATTGCTAGAGGTAAAAGTATAAATCAAATCCAATTTGTTGTTATATCTTGGCAAAATTTGCCCTAAGTTGTACTTTAATATATGATATGCATTTCCGCGAATGAGAGCTAGAGTATACACCATTTTGTAATGGAAACACCATTAACACATAAGAGGCAAAATCTGTCTTTGTTCTTTAAGAAAAACAGTTAGTTTCGTATAACATAACCAACTGACGTCACAGATTACACAGAAATACGATACAGAGAACGTGTGTAAAGCAAAATGTACATAGGATATATAACAAATAGAAGCTGCAAGAAAACGGAATCAACATAATAAACATTAAACGACTCTCATCCGTCCATCATCGAAATAAGATGTCAAAAGAATTATTTAACACCAAAGCCAAAAGTtactaataaaatttttactGGTGTGCTATAGCCTATATATATGTCACCAAGTGGGCCAGTGGATCCGTCCTTCCTGGTATATAAAAGTAAGTAAGACGGtaagtaataatatattatatgcacAATTATTTATGAGCATTACCAAGATGAATATCACAGGGCAAACAAGTAGGTAGCCAGTGCTCAAACTCTTCTGCCCAAGCATATCTTAATATAGCTGGGCAAACAACAAGAACAGGACCTTCATTCAAAAAACAGCCTGCAATTGCAATCGCCTGAGAATAAGACAGAGACCAAATCAGCAACAATGCTTGCacagaaattatatattataaaataatcggAACCTTAACTTTGTTATATGCGGAAACATTACAGTTCACAAGCCCCTCTTTATgataaaacatgaaaaataatattgaaacatcatcatcattattattaCCTGGAGTGTTTTACCTAGCCCCATTTCATCTGCAATAAGACACTTACCACCCCTTCGTAATCCAAACCTCACGCCTTCATGTTGAAAGGGCAGTAAAGTATCTAACAAAAAATTTGGAAGCCTCTGTAACAACTCATCAACCTTCTCATCAGACAAATGTTCTGGCCTACAAGGTGTCCAACGCCCGGAACTGAAAGAATCCGATAGTTTCACCACAACATTTAGTGTTGACCAAGGTACTTCTTCACACTGAATATGCTTGGACATCTTAAAACACCTCAACACCGCATCATAGTCTCTCAGTTTGTAAACACATGCCTTTCCACCACCAGTGTTCTGAGTGTAGTGTGATTGCATAATCTAGTAAcacaacaaaattaaatcaattacaacatacaaatatgaaaaaacTGCTAGAGTTCCCAAATAATAGTATGCCAAAATGAATATCAGTTGCTCAAGTGGCAAATTTAATCCACTATACCTCTGTTCATATAGGTATAACTAATTACAATTCGATGTGTAAGCACATTTGTGATCCGTTTAAGGGTGATTCTGGAAATCCTAGCATTTCACTTCTAATATACGACATAATACtatctctccccctccccctcccttgttaagtgaccaattctcctaaaacctcaaggtgttaggaggagggcttaccagaatcatattgtattctaacatccctctcctctctctctccctctcctctttctctcttcctctcctctttctctcttcctctcctctctctctccctctcccctctCTTACCCTATGTgtcccctccctctccctctccctctccctctccctccctccccctcctctctctctctccctctcctctATCCCTCTCCCTgtcctctctctccctctctctatcACTCACTcttccccctccctctctccctcccccgccctctctccccccctctctctctctgttcaTAGTTTAGTGTGATGGCACAATCTAATATCATATCCAAACATACAAACCCAAaacatcaaaattaataaaatgcatCGAGAACCAAACATACAAACCCAAaacatcaaaattaataaaatgcatCGAGAAAAAGAGGAAATTACAGAGGAAAGACAATCATCAATAATCTCCAGACACGCAGCTTCACCAGGAAACGCCAAACCCTCCACCGCAACCGGAGTAACCGAAAACGAATCAGCAGAGCAAATCTCAAGCCTAACACGAAACCTATCAGCCAACTGCACCGCTTCTTTCAAAACCCGACCCGACAAATCAGGACGAGGCGGACACTTAAACGAATCAGTCGAAGAGTTCGGCTCAGGCGACACTTTTCGACACTTAAAAAGCTTCCAGGGGTCGTGATCGGAGACGCCGCGTTCACGCCGCTTCGCCAGCGCGGCTAACCGGTTCAATTCGGATCGCTTTCGCTGTTCTTCGGTGATTTGCTGCATCTTCGATTTCTAGGGTTTGGAGAAAGGGTGTTTGAAGAGGGCGGGAAAGTGTTTGTGAAATAACAGAGGAAGAAGATAAGAGATGGTGTGAATTTAAGGATTGTTACTGAGTTGCTGTAACGGTAAAATTTATTGGTTTTTGGAAAGTTTGTTTTCGAAAtccaaatttaaatcaaatcGCCTGGGAGCCGTTTGGTGAAAAACCCGATTAACAAAAAACATTACTCGTTCAaatcacaaaagattatttttctttttattttttgaataaattacaaacattatttccatatttaatatttaatttataacacacatgtattaaaaatatttatatatactatatttatatttcttaaaatatgtATTGAAAGATAGATTTTTATTTATCTCTTGACATGAGAAAATTTatgagataaaaataaattttagaagTACTTGATAAAATTGTATTTGATGAAAACAAAGATATGCAGAGAGGTTTTATTCTTCGgaaaatgatactccctccgtcccactcatttctttacactttcctttttgagaTATCCTatccaattctttatatttcaaaattcagTCTTTCGAATATGTGTCCAAGGGCataaaataatcattaaattctataaaaatgatctattctgattggtggagttgatgtgatTGCAGGAGGCCATTATCATTTgttattcatccaccaatcaaaaagaGCTACTTTTATTGGActtagggactattgtgtgcccttgggcacaccatagaaaatcccttcAAAATTTACCAAGAATAGTTAATGGGccccaccacttctccatttttcttttcttttcacactacttttactgcactatcttctttttatacattaaaaatcaatgggtcccatcacttcacccactttttttcctcttttccactattttatacatatttcttaacctccgtgcacAACCCATTTAATAATAAATGGGATGGACGGAGCGAGTATCAGACTTGCATATGTTAAGCATGCCGTCAACGTTCATCAGTCAGGAGTAAGAAATATTGATAGTATTAATTATATACTTGGATTAAGCAAAAAtgtcatttttaaatttgttataataaaatataaattctaaaattaattgttttaaaaatgattactTTTTTTACATAGAAATCCGCGGACGCTGCCCTTCGGGTGTTGAGTGATATTTGTAACTAAACGAAccgatttaatttttgattcaCTTTTTACGGGTGCTAAAactacataaaaaatattaggaTTTTCTCAAGTATGACGTTTAAAGACAATTCTGTTAAATCTCATAGAACAGAGAAAACTGTTAATAGTGCTCACAAGTCACAAAAGTTGATACCTTTCTCCACCATCTGGCAAGCTGGGGCTTTTAAAGAAGTGCAACAATCATGAATATTCCAATGTCATCTTTCAGAATAGTTTCCAACACATTATCCACAGTTCTACtgattctcatttctcaatatATGCTCTGTTATCCGGTATGACAATCAGCCAATCAGGGTCGGTGAATAACATGTGCAAACAGTCCCACGGCACAGGCCTTCTAACAATGCGAGGAGTACATGTATTGGCTTTGTACCAGCTCAAAACCTGCATTTCAAGGAATAATACGAATCAAGAAAGAATAATACAATGTGAACTCTATTCGAATATCATTAGgccttgccaaagtattaaGTTTTACGCCATGTTTCAATGACTTACAGCAGAGGATTCCTCTTCTGCTGTTACTATAAAGGGAAAAAAAAGTGTTTCTGATGTGTATGGGGGTAGGGTGAAGACAGTAAGTTTCATGTTTCGTGCATGCAAAGCATATTGAACTTTGCTTTCCTGCCTGCACAGTTACATGTGCGGTACATAATTTACAGACCTGCAAGACTTGTTTGCCAGGCTTTCTACGTAAACAATTTTCTTGATTCTCAATCACTATAAAACCATTCAGCTTTCGTATTAAGGTGTCGTGGTAAGAGAATGGAAAACTTGATCAAACAGCAGCAGCAGAAGAGGTATGTTACCATTCAATGCAGCAAGGAAACATATGAAGCTTATTTTGCATGGAAGATTAATGCAGCATTTTAAATTCTACATTTTCTCACTTTCATATTTTTAACAACACTCAAAAATCATATTGCATGCTTTATGATAGGGTGAAAAATTCTGGAGGACAAGCCGGCAGGGAAGTAGCGAATGCTAGAGGAACAAAGCTACCACTGCAACAAACAGAATCCTTCAAGAGAGGTTTTTCcaaatatttagaattaattttcataCTTGCTGTTGTGATTGTCTGCAATACTGTATCTGTAATGGGCTTAAGAGCTATAACTTTGTTCTGTTTTGGGTAGATAAAAGGACACAAAATTGGTTCCAGAGGCAATTTTCTAACCAAATGAGTCCTGGCTATGACTCTGAAGACGGTGATCATGCCACAGCAATTGCAGCAGCTACATTTGCCATATATTCAAACGACGAATCAAGGGGAGGCTACAACCAGAAAATCAATAGACAGGGTCCTAATTCCCCGTCCCCCAGGGTGAACACCAGAAAAGAAGACCCCATTCGGTTTCCAGAACCAGGTAGGGTATCTAGACGCCCATCGAGTAACAATACCAGAGGAAGACAAGGTAAACGTCACATTCTAAGCTTGCCTGTAATCTTTAAAATTGGGTTTAGTAAATGAGTTATCGAGCTAATATGAGACATTTGCATGTCAGTTGTTACCTGGTTTCCTTTACATTGAACAAATTATCAAAAAGGAATATCTCAATATGATAGATATAATGTTTATTTGAGTTTGTAGATTCATCAATAAGAAGACCAGGGGGACGTGAGTCATCTAGGCCAGCAACTCCCGCTACTGAAAATGAAATACTTATCCGAAGTTCTA
This genomic window from Daucus carota subsp. sativus chromosome 7, DH1 v3.0, whole genome shotgun sequence contains:
- the LOC108195399 gene encoding remorin gives rise to the protein MENLIKQQQQKRVKNSGGQAGREVANARGTKLPLQQTESFKRDKRTQNWFQRQFSNQMSPGYDSEDGDHATAIAAATFAIYSNDESRGGYNQKINRQGPNSPSPRVNTRKEDPIRFPEPGRVSRRPSSNNTRGRQDSSIRRPGGRESSRPATPATENEILIRSSTQGRNGNTRAEAWEKAENAKIQKRYEKMSSHILAWENEKKQKAKLQMERRKGELERRRARNSQHYQFKLAKIDNIAEGARAQLEEKRKNDKIKVQERAKKMKSSGKVHTSCLCF